Genomic window (Chloroflexota bacterium):
CGAGGCGTTGCTGAGCGCCGCGCGCGATTGGGTGCGCCAACGCGGCATGAGCGAACTGCGCGGGCCGATCAACTTCCACCGCGACCGCGAACGAGGCATCCTGATTGAAGGTGCAGAGTGCCTTGCTCCTATGCTCTGCGCCCATAGTCCCCCCTACTACAAGGAATTTGTCGAGCGCTTTGGCATGGTCAAACACGCTGATGACTTTTGTCGCCGGATACGGGTGGCGGACATGATCGGGCCAGATGGCAACTTGCCTCCGAGACTGGCTCGCTTGGAGAAAGTGGCGCAGCGTCGCACGGATATTCGAATTCGCCATGCGCAACTGGATGACTGGGACAACGAATTACAGCACGTGCGCGAGCTGTACGATGCAACCATAGGCCAGATGCCAGACCATGTCCCGTGGACAGATGAGGACCTCAGAAAGTTCGCCGAGGAACTGCGCCCCATTGTGGACCCCGACTTTGTCCTGTTTGGCGAGGTAAATGGCAAGACAGTGGGCTGCTTGATTGCTTTCCCCGATTTCAACCAAGTGCTCGTCCATCTCAATGGGCGCCTGGATGGGCTGCACAAACTGATGGCGTGGTGGTACATGAAGCGCATTGATCGGATTACCCTGAAAATCGGAGGAGTGCTGGAGCAGTACCAGGGACGAGGTATCGAAGCGCTCATGCTGCTGGAGCTGGCCAGGTGTGGTGTGCCGCGAGGGTTTCGCTGGGTGGACTTGTCTCTGCAGGCCGAAGAGAACGACAAGATGACGACATTGGCCTCACATTTTGGGGCTGAAAACTACAAACGTTACCGCGTTTATAAACTGCCATTGATATAACATGCCTGTAGCCTTGGGGCAGTCGTGATCTGGAGTTTTGCCATGCAGGTGCGAGGCAATCAATTGTATTTGGGTGGGATACCTGCCGTTGATTTAGCCCAAGAATACGGTACCCCCTTGTACGTGTACGAAGAGGACACGATCCGGACACGGTACGCTGAACTAGTGGAAAGCATCCCGTATAGGAAGCTGAGGATTCACTACGCATGTAAAGCGAATGTCAACGTCGAGATCCTAAAACTCCTGCGCGAGATGGGCGCCAACGTAGAGACGGTCAGCAAAGGAGAGATACTCTTGGCGCGCAAGGCTGGGTTTGCGCCGGAACAGATCCTCTATACCTGCAGCAATGCCACAGTAGAGGAATTGCACTTTGCGGTTGCCAGTGGAGTAACTATCAATCTCGATTCCTTCGCACAGATCAGACGATATGGCGAGTTGCGCCCGGGCTCATCCATTTCCATCCGCATCAACCAGGGCATTGGAGCTGGACACCATGCTCATGTCATCACCGGAGGGCCGGAAAGCAAGTTTGGCATTGATTTTACCCAGCTCGAAGAAGCCAAGGCTCTAGCGAAGCGATATAACCTGACTATCGTTGGTATCCATCAACACATCGGTTCTAATGTATTGGACGAAGCACTCCTCATCGAGGGGATGAAAGCCCTCCTGGCGACGGCGGCAAGACTAGCTCATTTGGAATTCGTTGACTTTGGCGGAGGATTGGGCATCCCTTACCGGCCAGATGAGAGGCGCCTGAACATCCGCGAGTTTGGCCGCATGGCCTCTGCTTTGTTTGCCGACTTTTGCCGGGCCTATGGCAAAGAGCTCACCATGGTGTTGGAACCAGGTAGGTACTTGGTTGCAGAAGCCGGAACTCTGCTGGCTACAGTTACCGACGTGAAAAGGACCCCTCACAGGACATTCGTAGGCATTGACACCGGGTTCAATCACCTTATCCGACCAGCAATGTACGGCTCTTACCATCCCATATTGAATGCCAGTTGTGTTCGAGGAAGAGAAGAAATCGTCACCGTGGCGGGTAACCTATGCGAGGCTGGGGATCTGTTTGCCAAGGATAGAAAGCTCCCTGAGTGCAAGGAAGGAGACATACTGGCCATCTTGAACGCTGGCGCGTATGGCTTTTCCATGAGTTCGAACTACAATGCTCGGCCAAGGCCAGCAGAGGTTTTGGTCAGCCAAGGCCAAGCGAGAGTGATCCGCGCAAGGGAACGTATGGAATAAGGGCGTCCGAAGTATTGGAGTGAACAACTAGGGACACTGGCTAAACCGGCAGGTTGGATTATCTAACGTCTCTCCATCAGAAAACGAGCTACTTCCTCAGCGGTGGGCAACGAAGGTTGCGCGCCCAGTTTGGTGGCTGCTAGTGCACCACAGGCATTGGCAAAGCGCACTGCTTCGGCGAGTGTTTTTCCCTCTGCCAGAGCTACTGCCAATCCGCCATTGAAGGCATCACCAGCAGCAGTCGTATCCACCACATCTACCGCAAAGCCGGGCACTAGCTGTTGGAAGTCAGGCGTGACAATTAAGGCTCCCCGCGCACCCAACGTGATGATGACTGTTTTCACGCCCTGCTCGATCAAACAACGCGCTGCAGCTTCGGCATCAGCGAGGGTGGTGGCTTGGGTAATTTGTCTTGCAGCCAGCAAACTGGCTTCCCCCTCGTTGGGAGTGAGTACATCAACCAAAGCCAGTATATCAGCCGGTAGTGGACATGCTGGCGCCGGATTTAATACCACACGCACACCAGCACGCTGGGCAATCTCTGCCGCTTGCCACACTGTTTCCAGGGGTGTTTCCAATTGGAGTAGCAGGACGTCTGCTGCCTCGATAGCCTCCTTTGCCTGCTGGACATCTTGTGGCGTGAGGTGTGCATTAGCGCCGGATGCTACAGCGATACTGTTCTCACCATTTGCATCCACGAAAATAAGCGCCACGCCGGAAGCCGCCTCGGGATCAATGGTGATATATTGAGTAGCAATCCCTTCCTGGCGAAAGCCGGCCAATGCCCGCTCACCGAAGACGTCCTGCCCTACCCGCGCTACCAGGGTGACCTGCGCACCCAGGCGTGCCGCAGCTACCGCCTGGTTGGCGCCCTTGCCCCCTGCCGCCATGACGAACTCGCCTCCAAGCACCGTTTCACCAGGCGCTGGGATATGCGGCACCCGCACTACCATGTCTGTATTCGAGCTGCCTACGACGACTACCTTTGCCATGTGGCCCCTTTCTGTAGAATTCCTGATTTTGTTCTTATAGTTTACTACAGAAAGCGAGAAAGCGATATAATCCGCTATGAACAAAACTCGTAAGGAGGCTCCACCATGCTAAGTATTGGCGAACTCGCACCGGATTTCGAGCTCCTCTCCGATGAAGGGAAGAAAGTCAGGCTTTCTGATTTCCGTGGCAAGAAAGTCATCCTGTACTTCTACCCCAAAGCAGGTAGCTCAGGCTGAACGGCGCATGCCCAGGGATTCAGGGATGAATCCGCCAAGATAGCTGCCGCCAACGCCGTGGTCATCGGGGTAAGCCCCGATTCAACGAAAGTATTACAAGAATTCCGCCGCAAGAATGACCTGCCCTTTGTCCTGCTGTCCGACCCTGACCATCGGGTCGCTGAAACATACGGCGTATGGGGTGAGAAGAAGATGTACGGCAAAAGCTACATGGGCATTGTCCGCAGCCACTTTGTCATTGCCGAAGATGGCCGCGTGATGGATGTACAAATCAAGGTAAGCCCCGAGGACAGTGTCACATTAGCTGTAGCAGCAGTAACTAAATAGCCCAGCGCCCTCTCCGCACAGGCACAAGCGGCGAAAGCGGCTGTGACTCAGTCATATTCATGCTGCGAAGCGGCGCAGTATCCCCTGCGCATTTCCTTTGCTCTGCATTGTTACCGGAAGAGCACGGGCAATGCCAAAATCAAGAAGATAGTCCAACCGATATAGGCTATTGCCCCTGTTCCAATGGCGAATTGCATGGCATGAATCCAGTGTTCGTTGCCTTTTTTGAGTTGCCGGTAGATGAGCTGGACCAGGATGCCAATGTTGATACTGTTCCAACCAATCACGGTAAGGCGGTTAGGGGTGATTGCTCCCTGAAGTGTCCGATAGATAGTAGCAGACAAAGCATAGACACTGATCAGCACGGCCAAGATAGCCAGAGCTAGAATGCCAGTCCGCAGCGCTCTCTCGTGTTCAGGGGTCAGGGCGCTTTCATGCACAGGTGTCGCCCCAATCAATAGACCCAGGATAGCAAAAAGCATAGCATTGTACACGATCAAGATATCCCGGCTGCGAAACGGGGCCATGAAGTTGAAGGGAATGACGCACAGATAAATGACCAGCACGAGCAAGGTCAAGGGCAAGAGCAAGCGCATCAGTGTGGAAATCAACTTGCTCAGCCCTTGCTCGAATCGCTGCGCTGTGGGGCCTAGCTGAGGGTTATATACGCTGGCCACGGCCATCACCGGTATCGCTCCTCCGCCACCTACTGCCAACAGACGCATGACCGCATCGGACAAGCGCAGGCCCAATGCCTCAAATAAACCGTAGGTGATGATAACGAAGACACCCCCTGCCGCAGCAAAAACCCCCATGGTGATGAACGCTTCCATTGCTTTGGCCAGGAACGCAAAACGATCCGCATGCTTAGATCGTAGCCCTAGAATGTGCAAGCCTACTCCGATCCAGGCCAGCAGTGGCAAGTGCAACATCGCGATGATTTTGTATTGTTCGCGATGGGGCAACCAGGCAAAAACGCTTGCATAAAGCAAAAAGCCCAACACCCCCAGCAAAATGGGCCATACTCGTGCGAGCGATTTCCCCGCCGCCAGGGTCAAGAACAAAATGACAAAGCAAGCCTCAATGGGTGCCCAAGCGATGGCGAGGAAGGGAGTGCGATCGGGAAAAACCAAACGAGGGTCACTGAGCAGCCAGAGGATCAACCCAGCCACAATGCCTAGAGGGACAGCCAGTTTCCAATGGGTGTCTGCATGGACTGCTGGCAAGGCAAAGGATTCTGCCTGCAAGCGGTGATACCAGGCAGCATACAGGATATTGTCAGGAGATTCCTGGTAGCACGCGAATATATCGCCTGCAAATTCTGTGGACTCATTTTGACGCCGCGCCTTTTGGTAGAGCATTTCCAATGTATGCGGATCATGTTGAGCGGCGCGAATCTCTGCAATATATTTCATGCTCTGGTCTCCTTAGATACCGAATTTGACTCACGCTGTCTGGTCAATCTAGAGACGTGGGCATGGAGGAAAAGGTTCCAGCCACTGACTCCGTCATGCCTTTTGTGGGCGCTCACTCCGCCGGGACGCCAACAGGAATCAGGTAGAGTGGCTTTTCTGCAGCAGGCAGGTGCAGCGCGGAAGCCACTGCTTCATCGTAAAATGCTCCGATGACCACCGCGCCCAAATCCAGGGCGACTGCCTGCAAGAGCAAGTTCTGTGCGGCATGCCCAGCTTCTAACTCGACGTATCGTTCCGCGCGGTCTCCGTACTTGATCTGCGTCCGCCTGTAAACAGCGGTGATAATGAAGATGACCGATGCTTGAGCCAGCGCTTCCTGGTACAGGCCGGCAGCCCATAATGCGCGGCGGATATCCTCTTGAATCGTCACCTCCACGCTGTGACCATGAGGTAGGTAGTGATATACGCCATCGGCTTTGGCTGCATAGAGCTCCAGGGGATATAGTGCGCCAGCAGAGGGAGCCGTACGCCCACCCCACGAACGGGTCACCCCCTGCGCTGCCCAGAAGAGTTGGGCAATATCTTGCCAGTTCAACGGGCTGTGCCTGTACATGCGCACGGACCGCCGCCTGAGCAGAGCCTCTTCCAAAGACAGCGGCCCTTTGGTGCGCGGCGGTGGTAGAGAAATCTCCTTAGCCTGTGTGGACGGGGTAACCGCAGCAGTGGCATGCATCGGGGTTTCAGTTGGTCGTGGCGGTTCCACAGGTGCTGGCGTCTCCTTCCGCTTGCAGGCGCTCGGCAGCTCGCTGCCCAGTAGGGTGATCATCCCAGTCAGTGCCAGCCGATGCAAGAACCAACGCCGTGACAGATTCATCTTTACCTGTTCCATACGAGTGAAATAAGGCATCATGCTCTCCAATCATCTCAACAGAAAAGCAGGCCATCGTAGTAGGGAGGACGGTTTCCTAACAATTGTAGCAGAGAAAATCTAGTCGACAAAGCTACATCACTTGCTCACATCGTCCGTGGTTAGAAATTGCTCTAAACGAACGGAGTGTGTGCTTGCTTCTCCAAAAGCGCCCCAGGGATGATGGAGCTCATGGATGCCATAAACAAGTTTTCGCAGGTGGCTAGCAGCAGGTGTGCAGCGCGGCCTCTATCGAAGTTTGGCGAATGTAGGGCTCGCGTTTCTTTTATTTTGCCATAGGGCTATCTGCTTATCATCTTCTCAAACTCGAGCGACAATACCTGCAACCACCTGGGACATTTTTGTGATTGTCCTAAATGCGATATACTTTTAGAGGGGGAGGGCGGTTGGCTTGCCGTGAGTGGGTTGAGTGCTGATGGACAGGGATAGTGGATTTTCCAAATTGACACGGCGTGAGTTTCTGGCAAAGGGGTGTGCGGCGGCATTGGCGACGGTGCTAGGCTTGCCGGCAGCGAGCGCATGCGCCCTTGCGTTGCCAGCCCCAACTCAGGAGCCCATCGCGCGCACTCCCACTTCCATAGGATTGCGCGAGGCGATGCATTATCAGCGTCGGGAAGATGGTCGGGTGCATTGCCAGATCTGTTTCCGTGAGTGCATTGTCTCCGAAGGGCAGCTTGGCTTTTGTCGCAACAAGAAGAATGTCAACGGAACGTACTATTCCCTGGTCTATGGCCTGCCATGCGCATTGCAATTGGACCCGATTGAGAAAGAACCCGTCTTTCACATGTTGCCGGGAAGCAGCATCTTGGGTGTGGGCACTGCCGCGTGCAATAGCCGTTGCAAGTTTTGCCAGAATTGGGAGATGTCGCAGCACACTCTTTGGGAGACACTCAATTACCGCACTACTCCTGCTGAAGCAGTGGAGCGAGCTCTGTCTCTGGGTTGTGCTGCCATTTCTTTCACCTACAATGAGCCAACGGTCTTTTACGAGTATGCCTATGACATCGCTACCATTGCTAGGGACCAAGGCCTGCGCGTCATCTGCCATACCAATGGCACCATGCTGGCAGCACCGCTGCAGCAGTTGCTCGAACGGCTGGATGCCATTACCGTTGACCTCAAGGCGTTCACTTCCGAGTTCTATCAGCAGGTTTGTACCCTTGACCTTGAACCCGTGCTATTCACTTTGAAGCAGATTGCCCGCTCGGGAGTCCATCTGGAGATCGTGAATCTGGTTATCCCAACCCTGAACGATAACCCCGATGATATCCGCAGGATGTGTCAGTGGATTGCGGAGAATTTGGGGAGGGAGGTGCCGCTGCATTTTACGCGCTTCTTCCCCGCCTACAAGATGCAGCATTTGCCTGCCACGCCTATTGAGACGCTGGAAAAAGCGGTGGCGATTGCGGACCAGGTTGGTCTGCAGTACGTTTACCTGGGCAATGCCCCTGGCCACAAGCGCAACAGCACCTTCTGCCCCAAGTGTGGTGAACTGCTCCTCCTCCGCCTGCACTTTTCGGTGCTGGAGAACAACCTCGTGGATGGCAAGTGTCGCTCCTGCGGCTACCCTATAGCGGGCGTGTGGGAGGCCTAGCTGCTATTGTCACTTCACTGCAAGGCTGATCCTTTGCTGGTATCCTTTGAGCATCGGAATGGCCTAGCAGGTATAGCTCATTCTCTCGGTGAGGGCGTGATAGAGACAGGGATTGAGCAGTTCTAAGTATTCATTGACAGCAAAGCCAGGCTACATGCCTTCAGCATGACGACGAAAAGGCAGGTCTCGGTCGCCCCCAGGACCGGGAGCAGTGCAATGCCTACCGCCACCGCGCCCAAGAAGGCACCAATCAGGTCTGCCGCATAGAGGACGCCGGCAGTGTAACCAGGTTCGCCTCGTATGGACAGGTGCAGTTGGCTGGACAGCGGGAATTGCAGCCCTACCAGGCATCCCCCCAGTCCGTTCAGCAGCAAAAGCGCAGGGGGCACAGCCCCAGTAGTGATAGAAGAGGAAAGCCATTTCAGCAGCAAGGGAAGGGTGCACCAGTAAGCGATTAGAGCGAATTCGGAACGGATAAGCGCCTGTCGCCTTTTGCCATCCGCAAAAGCGCCTTTTGCGGTTGTCATCCATCCCCCAAGGGCTAATCCCGCCATGAAGGCAGCCACGATCAGTCCAACGTACTGGTACACGTACCCGTACAGCGCCTGGAAGACGAAAACGATCATCAAATCGCAGACCATGCCGGTGAACCCAGTGGTGGCTACGACCACAGAGATTGTGAATCCTTTCCACCTAGAATGGAGCCTCTGTGCCAGCGTGATAAGAGCGAAAAGCAGCGCAAGTAACAAGCACCAATGCCCGAGGCGAATCTGGCGGATAGTGCTCAGCAGGCGGTACGTAGTGGGGGCAAATATCTCGCTCCAATAGGCTAGGCCGTAGAGCACGCCTGTCGGGTGGAGGTCGTGGTTGGGGCTGATCGCCCCGTCCACTTGCAATGCCTGCTGGAACCAGGCCAGGCGCTGAGGGTCGAAACGCACTCGCAAATGCTCCTCCGTGATAAAGCGAGTGGGCAGTGCTCGTGTGTGCCAGGTAGCCATCAGTGCCTTTGGCGTCTGCGATGCCAAAGGCAAAGAAGGGGATGCTAACCACAGAACAGTATCGCCCGGAATGGGACGTACGTCCGGGAACACTTTTTGCAGCCCATTGCGTACCATGAGGTTCAGATCGCGCATCGCCGATCCTACATAAGTGAGGGAGCCCGGAAGGGTGAAGATCGCTAGACCGCTTTTATCCAGCACCCACTGCACCAATTGGAAGAATTCTTCGGTATAGAAGCGATTCAACTCCAAGGTCGAGGGATAGGGCAGGTTCACCAGCACGATGTCATATCCATGCACGAAAGCCTTGCTTTGGCGTCCCAATTGGTTCAGGAGCAACCGTCCATCCATTTTATGGACGCGCAGCCTTGCGTCCTGCAACTCTTGCCTGGTCAAGTCGGTGGGAAAGGCACGCACTGCTTCGATCACTAAGGGGTCTAGCTCCGCATAGTCCACGTACTCTATATTATACTTGAAGATTTCGAACAACACCCCGCCTAGTCCCCCGCCAATGACCAGTACACGGCGGGGATAAGGATGAAAAAGCAAGGACAGGTGAACGGTCTCTTCTACTGTGATGATGTCTGGGAAAGGAGTAGTCAAGAGGGGGGTGCCATTGGAGAGAAAGGTGTACTGTCCAAGTAGCTGGGTTACGGCGACGTTGCCATAGGGCGAGTCTCGATCATACACGATGTGATAGGTACCGCCCCAGCGCAGTTGCACCAGGGAATAGTGCAGTGCAGGAGCCAGTGGAGACAGAGAAAGGACGAGGCACAGCATAGTTGCCAAACCTGTGGCTGCTAACCAAAGCCGGCGCTGGGACAAATGAGGAGCATCATACAGGAGCCACAGCACCGTTGCCAAACCAAGCGACGAAAGCAACAATGCAATTTGGGTGGGATTGAAGCGGGGGACAAGGAGGAAGGCCAGAATGACACCGCCACCCATCGCTCCAGCAGCCTCATGAATATAGAGTCGTCCTACCAAGGCATGGTCCTGCGGCTTGCTCCCCGCGCAGGCAGCACAACCCACACTGAACATGGCACCGTGCACAGCACTGAGCGGAGCGAGCAGCAATAAGGAGGTCCAAAATATGGCGGCGAAACCTAAGGCTTCTCCCGGAGCTACTGCTGCTAACCGGCGTACCAGGTAGCCCGCACAGATGACCAGGAAAAGCAGGACGGCAAACAACATCTGCAGGAGGATAAACGACTGAAACGCATCTCTGAGCTTTGGTGACAGGCGGCCAGCGACATGGCTACCAAACGCCTCGGCCAGCATCCAGTTGGCTAGGATCAGCCCAATGGATAGCTCATTGCCCGAAAAGCTCACCAGCAACAGGCGGATGAGCAGTCCTTGGGCAGCCGCGATATTCAAGCCCATCGTGACAAAAGCCCACTCTATCCTTTGTTTGGTCATGTTTCTCTCTTTTCATTGGGTATTATACAGCGTTTGATGCGCGCACAGTTTTTATTTCTTCCATATCTCCACAAAGACATTTGCCAGAAAGCTGCTTCACGCGCTATGCCCATATGCTTTGTGCAGCAATCAATTAGACAAAGGGGGACACTCACTGGGGATTGTGAATTCCACTACTTATCCGCTGATCAAGAAGATGTATGTTGAGATAAGCGAGGGAGCGGCTTGCACAGTGCAAGCCGCTATAATCATTTCGATGAGGATGTGTTTGGATGGGCTCAACCTGGTGCTCAGCATATTGCGCGTATCAGGTAGAGCCACATCTTACCCGTAACTATAATGGCTTAGCGGAGGACCCATCCTGAAGCGTCGCCCGTCATGATGGCTTTGACCTCATCTGGCGTTGAAAGGTTAAAATCGAATTCAATCGAATGCTTTAGACAGGAGGCTGCCGTCGCGAATTCCAGAGCAGTGTGGTCGTCCATACCATGTAGCAGTCCATAGATCAAGCCTGCTGCAAAAGAATCACCGGCTCCAATGCGATCAACGATCTGGATGGTGTACTTTTTTGCAATAGAAATTTCGCCGTTCGAATATAGCAACCCAGACCAATTGTTGACTGAAGCGGATATAGGCTCGCGGAGAGGAATAGCGACTTTTTCGAATCCAAAGGTACCGCTGAGGTTATGTGCGAGCATCGCGTACGCTTCCGTATCGGGTTTGACCCCCACAATGCTGCTTTTATCCATCTTGATGCCGAGTGCTTTTTCGCTGCTCTCCTCATTTGCGAAGAGGATATCAACATACTGCATAAGCGGGCGCATTGTTTCTTGTGCTTCTTCCGGTGTCCAAAGGCTCTTACGGTAGTTCAGGTCGCAACTTACTTTAACTCCTTGTTGTTTGGCTGTGATGCACGCTTTCTCGCAGATCTTGGCACAGTTTTCCGATAGTGCGGGTGTAATGCCAGTGAAATGGAACCAATCAGCGCCATTTAGTATTTCATCCCAATTAAACTCGTCAACAGATGCCTCTGAGAATGCCGAATGCTTGCGGTCATAAATAACGCGTGATGGGCGTTGCGATACACCTCGTTCAAGATAGTACAGACCGATGCGTTCACCACCGAAAGTGATATGCGAGGTGTCCACTCCAAACATGGCTAGTTTACGCAACGCGCATTTTCCGATGTCATTATCAGGTAACTTGGTCACCATGCACGCGTCCATGCCCATATAACTTAGGGTAATGGCTATGTTGGCCTCCGCTCCAGTATAGTTCACTATGAACCTGTCCGCTTGTGCAAATCTCAGATACCCCTCGGTTGATAACCGGACCAATATCTCTCCCAAGCCCACGAAACGTTTTTTAGTCACTGTCCCTCCCCCTTGGCAATCTGACAAAATACCTCCGCACGGCGTGTCAATTCATCAAAATCACCGTTCTCAAGCAATTTCTTATCGGTAAGGCGACCACTGACTCCAGCGCCTACAAACCCTAAATCAAGGTACTGACCAAAGTTCTCCTCGTTTACACCCCCTGTGGCAATTAGTTTGACATGAGTTATGGGGGCCAGAATGTCCTTGATATATTTGAATCCCAGTACTGTCGCCGGAAACAACTTGACGAAATCTGCCCCGCCATTATGTGCTGCGAGGATCTCAGTAGGGGTCATGGCTCCTGGTATGGATACGAGTCCTAACTCTTTTGTGTGTCTCACCACAGCGGGGTTGTAATCAGGCGAGACAATGTACCTCGCACCAGCTTTGAAGGTGGTATCAACCTGCACTTCATTTAGCACGGTGCCAGCGCCCACGAGCAGCGCATCGCCGTACAGTTCGCTCAGCATGTGAATGGCTTCACACGTTTTAGTAATGCAGTCTGGATCTTGTTGATCAATGGTGACCTCAATTAGCCTAATTCCACCTTTGAACAACGCCGCGACAAGTTTCTTAAGGTCGTCACCGTAGATCTTTCTGCAGATAACGATCAGTTTGTGTTTCTCAATGGTTTCTCTAGTGTTCATGCCTGTCTCCTACTTGCTTTGGTTATGTAAATTTGACGACGGTGCGTCTGCTCCAAATGGCGTGTCCCCTGTTCTATACATGTATAAATACATTTCTAATTCCTGCTTCAGTGATTCTTTTTCTTGCTCGGTTATCTCCATGAGGGGAGCACGTACATATCCTCCACCAAAACCGCGCAAGCGTTGTGCTTCCTTAAAGGTTCCGAGGCTGGTACCTGCCTTTAGTTTCTTCACGATATCATTGGCACGCCACATGGCAACTTCCGCTCCAATCATATCGCCAGCCATATACTTCTCGTAAGCCTCGACAAAAGGTTCGGGGAATACGCTCGCTGCCCCAGACACAGTGCCATCGCAACCGATCAACAACGCGGGCAGTAGTAGCCTATCGAAGCCGACCAGCACAGAGAAATCATCCCGCAGCATACGTAACTGAAGGTAATCAAGAGTACGGTGCATGTCGCAATAACTGTACTTGATGCCAATAACGTTTTTGCATTTTGCCACGACACGCGCACAAACTTCGGGCTTGAGATCATTGGCTGAGCATTGCGGAATATTGTACATATAGATTGGGAAATCCTGCGGCAGACTACGCGACACAGTTAAATAAAAATTTTCTAACTCTCGGTCATTCAATTGGAAGAACAGAGGTGTGACAACCCCCACACCATCGGCACCGATCCTATGGGCGTGTGTGGCGAGCCGTATAGTGTCTTCAATCCTAGCAGCACCGACATGTATGTAAACTGGTACCCGTCCTGCCACTTTATCTACTACGGCCTTGGCTACTGCCTCACGTTGCTCGCTAGTCATAAAGAGCATTTCCCCGGTTGTGCCACAGGGATACAAAGCGTGCACTCTGGCCTTGAGCAGGAACTCTATTTCACTATACAATGCCTCAAAATCTACCTCTCCATCGGTGGTAAAAGGGGTCGTCATAGCGACGACGACCCCGCGCATTTTTCGCATGGTTGACCTCCTGAGGGATATATGATATCATTATAAATTAAAAACGAAAGGAACACAAAGGATATGAAACTAGGCTGCTTTGGTTTTGCGCGGCATATCCCCTTGATTGAAAGGGCAGGATTCGATAGCGCTGAACTTGATATCATGGAAATAGTCAGCATGACGCCCTCACAATTTGCTGAACTAAAGAGCATGGCCCTCGATTCTAGACTTGGCTTTGAGGCATTCTCAGGTTTTATGCCACTTACAGAACGGATCCACCGGGAAGATTTTGATA
Coding sequences:
- a CDS encoding sugar kinase, which gives rise to MTKKRFVGLGEILVRLSTEGYLRFAQADRFIVNYTGAEANIAITLSYMGMDACMVTKLPDNDIGKCALRKLAMFGVDTSHITFGGERIGLYYLERGVSQRPSRVIYDRKHSAFSEASVDEFNWDEILNGADWFHFTGITPALSENCAKICEKACITAKQQGVKVSCDLNYRKSLWTPEEAQETMRPLMQYVDILFANEESSEKALGIKMDKSSIVGVKPDTEAYAMLAHNLSGTFGFEKVAIPLREPISASVNNWSGLLYSNGEISIAKKYTIQIVDRIGAGDSFAAGLIYGLLHGMDDHTALEFATAASCLKHSIEFDFNLSTPDEVKAIMTGDASGWVLR
- the rbsK gene encoding ribokinase — encoded protein: MAKVVVVGSSNTDMVVRVPHIPAPGETVLGGEFVMAAGGKGANQAVAAARLGAQVTLVARVGQDVFGERALAGFRQEGIATQYITIDPEAASGVALIFVDANGENSIAVASGANAHLTPQDVQQAKEAIEAADVLLLQLETPLETVWQAAEIAQRAGVRVVLNPAPACPLPADILALVDVLTPNEGEASLLAARQITQATTLADAEAAARCLIEQGVKTVIITLGARGALIVTPDFQQLVPGFAVDVVDTTAAGDAFNGGLAVALAEGKTLAEAVRFANACGALAATKLGAQPSLPTAEEVARFLMERR
- the bcp gene encoding thioredoxin-dependent thiol peroxidase, whose amino-acid sequence is MLSIGELAPDFELLSDEGKKVRLSDFRGKKVILYFYPKAGSSGUTAHAQGFRDESAKIAAANAVVIGVSPDSTKVLQEFRRKNDLPFVLLSDPDHRVAETYGVWGEKKMYGKSYMGIVRSHFVIAEDGRVMDVQIKVSPEDSVTLAVAAVTK
- a CDS encoding dihydrodipicolinate synthase family protein, translating into MRKMRGVVVAMTTPFTTDGEVDFEALYSEIEFLLKARVHALYPCGTTGEMLFMTSEQREAVAKAVVDKVAGRVPVYIHVGAARIEDTIRLATHAHRIGADGVGVVTPLFFQLNDRELENFYLTVSRSLPQDFPIYMYNIPQCSANDLKPEVCARVVAKCKNVIGIKYSYCDMHRTLDYLQLRMLRDDFSVLVGFDRLLLPALLIGCDGTVSGAASVFPEPFVEAYEKYMAGDMIGAEVAMWRANDIVKKLKAGTSLGTFKEAQRLRGFGGGYVRAPLMEITEQEKESLKQELEMYLYMYRTGDTPFGADAPSSNLHNQSK
- the amrS gene encoding AmmeMemoRadiSam system radical SAM enzyme codes for the protein MDRDSGFSKLTRREFLAKGCAAALATVLGLPAASACALALPAPTQEPIARTPTSIGLREAMHYQRREDGRVHCQICFRECIVSEGQLGFCRNKKNVNGTYYSLVYGLPCALQLDPIEKEPVFHMLPGSSILGVGTAACNSRCKFCQNWEMSQHTLWETLNYRTTPAEAVERALSLGCAAISFTYNEPTVFYEYAYDIATIARDQGLRVICHTNGTMLAAPLQQLLERLDAITVDLKAFTSEFYQQVCTLDLEPVLFTLKQIARSGVHLEIVNLVIPTLNDNPDDIRRMCQWIAENLGREVPLHFTRFFPAYKMQHLPATPIETLEKAVAIADQVGLQYVYLGNAPGHKRNSTFCPKCGELLLLRLHFSVLENNLVDGKCRSCGYPIAGVWEA
- a CDS encoding bifunctional 4-hydroxy-2-oxoglutarate aldolase/2-dehydro-3-deoxy-phosphogluconate aldolase translates to MNTRETIEKHKLIVICRKIYGDDLKKLVAALFKGGIRLIEVTIDQQDPDCITKTCEAIHMLSELYGDALLVGAGTVLNEVQVDTTFKAGARYIVSPDYNPAVVRHTKELGLVSIPGAMTPTEILAAHNGGADFVKLFPATVLGFKYIKDILAPITHVKLIATGGVNEENFGQYLDLGFVGAGVSGRLTDKKLLENGDFDELTRRAEVFCQIAKGEGQ
- a CDS encoding SagB/ThcOx family dehydrogenase is translated as MHATAAVTPSTQAKEISLPPPRTKGPLSLEEALLRRRSVRMYRHSPLNWQDIAQLFWAAQGVTRSWGGRTAPSAGALYPLELYAAKADGVYHYLPHGHSVEVTIQEDIRRALWAAGLYQEALAQASVIFIITAVYRRTQIKYGDRAERYVELEAGHAAQNLLLQAVALDLGAVVIGAFYDEAVASALHLPAAEKPLYLIPVGVPAE
- the lysA gene encoding diaminopimelate decarboxylase, whose amino-acid sequence is MQVRGNQLYLGGIPAVDLAQEYGTPLYVYEEDTIRTRYAELVESIPYRKLRIHYACKANVNVEILKLLREMGANVETVSKGEILLARKAGFAPEQILYTCSNATVEELHFAVASGVTINLDSFAQIRRYGELRPGSSISIRINQGIGAGHHAHVITGGPESKFGIDFTQLEEAKALAKRYNLTIVGIHQHIGSNVLDEALLIEGMKALLATAARLAHLEFVDFGGGLGIPYRPDERRLNIREFGRMASALFADFCRAYGKELTMVLEPGRYLVAEAGTLLATVTDVKRTPHRTFVGIDTGFNHLIRPAMYGSYHPILNASCVRGREEIVTVAGNLCEAGDLFAKDRKLPECKEGDILAILNAGAYGFSMSSNYNARPRPAEVLVSQGQARVIRARERME